A window from Shewanella livingstonensis encodes these proteins:
- the gmhB gene encoding D-glycero-beta-D-manno-heptose 1,7-bisphosphate 7-phosphatase codes for MNKAVFLDRDGVINKDNGYVHTVDEFEYIEGVFEACLALKQMGYLLIVVTNQSGIARGMYSEDDFHHLTEWMDWNFADKGVELDGIYYCPHHPQKGLGEYKQDCDCRKPKPGMLTTAAEFLKIDMSQSVMVGDKADDMRAAKAAGINTAILVRSGKVVDEAGIELASAVVDSVADVPKLLSQLLSQ; via the coding sequence TTGAATAAAGCAGTGTTTCTCGATCGTGATGGTGTGATCAATAAAGACAACGGTTATGTCCACACAGTAGATGAGTTTGAATATATCGAAGGTGTATTTGAAGCATGTTTAGCACTAAAGCAAATGGGTTACCTATTAATAGTCGTCACGAACCAATCAGGTATAGCTCGTGGTATGTACAGTGAAGATGATTTTCATCATTTAACAGAATGGATGGATTGGAACTTTGCCGATAAAGGTGTCGAACTTGATGGTATTTACTATTGTCCACATCATCCACAAAAAGGCTTAGGCGAATATAAGCAAGATTGTGATTGCCGTAAACCGAAGCCTGGTATGTTAACAACAGCGGCAGAGTTCTTGAAAATTGATATGAGCCAGTCTGTGATGGTAGGTGATAAAGCCGATGATATGCGTGCAGCAAAAGCAGCGGGTATCAATACTGCTATTTTAGTTCGCTCAGGGAAAGTGGTAGATGAGGCAGGTATTGAGCTTGCTAGTGCAGTTGTTGACAGCGTAGCTGATGTACCGAAGCTATTAAGCCAGCTACTATCCCAGTAA